A genome region from Pseudoalteromonas tetraodonis includes the following:
- a CDS encoding acyl carrier protein phosphodiesterase produces MNYLAHLYLAQPTADSHFGNLLGDFGGQRQVTHLPTTVKSALDNHYLVDKFTDTHPLVKEAKQLFSAKRRRFAGVAVDVVFDYFLIAHWQQFNNQSLIDFKHTSYDLLDRRIPVMPQKMQRVVTSMTKNDWFKEYESIDGVGRALDNIAKRIRFTNNFAGTAEDIIRHYSELDELFLAFFPELIKHVNEFNLESAPK; encoded by the coding sequence ATGAATTACTTAGCCCACCTTTATTTAGCACAGCCTACGGCTGATTCTCATTTTGGCAATTTGCTGGGAGATTTTGGTGGCCAACGACAGGTAACGCATCTACCTACAACTGTAAAAAGTGCGCTAGATAACCATTATTTAGTGGATAAATTTACTGACACACATCCATTAGTAAAAGAAGCTAAGCAGCTTTTTTCAGCCAAGCGCAGGCGCTTTGCAGGTGTGGCAGTTGATGTGGTGTTTGATTATTTTCTTATTGCGCATTGGCAGCAGTTTAATAACCAATCACTAATTGATTTTAAGCACACCAGTTATGACCTTTTGGACAGGCGTATACCTGTAATGCCACAGAAAATGCAGCGTGTAGTAACCAGTATGACGAAAAACGATTGGTTTAAGGAGTACGAAAGCATTGATGGGGTAGGGCGGGCGCTTGATAATATTGCTAAACGTATTCGCTTTACTAATAATTTTGCAGGTACCGCTGAAGATATAATCCGCCATTATAGTGAGCTAGATGAGCTCTTTTTAGCGTTTTTCCCTGAGCTGATTAAGCACGTTAATGAGTTTAATTTGGAAAGCGCACCAAAGTAG
- a CDS encoding efflux RND transporter permease subunit, whose amino-acid sequence MKIPTISELALDHNRLMLAIVFGLMLFGAFSYYQLPKQEDPKIKIREAVVTTAYPGMSAKKVELLITKTLEEAIREMPSIAEIRSVSIPGRSIIHAELKQSVEQSEFDQQWDILRDQINAVRGELPSGTLPYVINDDFGDVAVLTVALIADPAYSMGDRQDVAQHIADMMHQVEGTKKIDILGIQQERIFIETKNAKLAQLGIAPTQLIAALKNQNIIRPSGIIDADGENFIIQPSGNYQSLADIRNTLITVPNQSQTILLRDIAKISREVIDPPSRTSYYNGRQAIIFAISKDEQADVLKFTPKMEAMIAQINQTIPAGYQLKNITRQADVVADAVFGVSFSVLQTIVVVSIVVIMFLGLRTGLIVGSIVPSAILITLSIMNFMGIPLERMSLATLIIALGLLVDDGIIMAEDFKKRIEEGETRDEAIRNTSGTLAIPSLTSSLTTILVFLPLMLAQSSAGEYTRSISLVVLIALLISWALSLTFTTYLCHRFVKKETRQKQNIIRRKINGFFDSLSPLYEKVLRRIMRARIIFVVVILGLFFVGGWAMSLVPAKFFPDSDRAQILVYLDMPAGTSMRKTDATIQAILKKLDDKARFPHIKKYAAYGGFGGPRFVLSLTPIDPEPSKAFFMIDVGERKLAEPTINSVRDMFAQDFPEVMGRATKMFLGPSDSSLIEIQIKGPDSNYIYSIGEEIKTLLRNTDGAFDIKSDWENRITTLKVEVNQQNARRAGVSSNDVAQALETYFSGRTISEFREGDDIFPIVLRAQNSERYDLDRINSVNVYSSARGVNVPLMQVADIRYETQFARIARENLFRTVTVQAKNQIMSAQSMVPLIEGKLDKIREKLPPGYEIEYDGVIGDSAESQASILANLPLCIAIMVFIIIAQFRSYRATSIVFLTVPLIIIGAAFGLLIMQANFGFMVILGLYALAGIIINNAVILIDRINIERKQIEHSEQQTAEQYNQQNYEAVISASLRRLRPILMSTCTTIIGLLPLILSKDVLFYGQASTIAFGLAMGTILTLGFVPVVYTFFFKIKPVKADKQQTQRELEQA is encoded by the coding sequence ATGAAAATCCCTACTATTTCAGAGCTTGCTCTTGATCATAATCGCTTGATGCTGGCCATCGTCTTTGGCCTTATGCTATTTGGCGCATTTAGTTATTATCAACTACCCAAACAAGAAGATCCTAAAATAAAAATTCGTGAGGCGGTTGTAACAACCGCTTACCCTGGCATGAGCGCAAAAAAAGTAGAGCTGTTGATCACTAAAACACTCGAAGAAGCGATACGTGAAATGCCCAGTATTGCCGAAATTCGCTCAGTATCTATTCCAGGCCGCTCTATTATTCACGCAGAGCTCAAGCAAAGTGTTGAGCAAAGTGAGTTTGATCAGCAGTGGGATATCCTGCGCGATCAAATTAACGCGGTTCGAGGCGAGCTACCCAGTGGTACTTTACCTTATGTAATTAATGATGATTTTGGTGATGTTGCCGTGTTAACGGTGGCACTTATTGCAGATCCCGCTTATAGCATGGGGGATCGGCAAGATGTGGCGCAACATATTGCTGATATGATGCATCAAGTCGAAGGCACAAAAAAAATTGATATTTTGGGTATTCAACAAGAGCGTATTTTTATTGAAACTAAAAACGCTAAGCTCGCTCAATTAGGGATTGCACCCACACAATTGATTGCGGCTTTAAAAAATCAAAATATTATACGTCCCAGTGGCATTATTGATGCCGATGGTGAAAACTTTATTATCCAGCCTTCTGGGAATTACCAAAGCCTAGCTGATATACGCAATACGCTGATCACTGTTCCCAATCAATCACAAACCATCTTATTACGTGATATTGCTAAAATAAGCCGTGAAGTGATCGACCCCCCATCAAGAACAAGTTACTACAATGGCCGTCAAGCCATTATTTTTGCAATCTCTAAGGATGAACAAGCGGATGTGCTGAAATTCACTCCTAAAATGGAAGCGATGATAGCTCAAATTAATCAAACTATACCTGCGGGCTATCAATTAAAAAATATTACCCGCCAAGCCGATGTGGTTGCCGATGCTGTATTTGGTGTGAGCTTTAGTGTGTTACAAACCATTGTTGTTGTCTCTATTGTGGTTATTATGTTTTTAGGTCTACGCACCGGCTTAATTGTAGGTTCGATTGTACCTTCAGCTATTTTAATCACGCTTTCAATTATGAACTTTATGGGTATTCCGCTGGAGCGTATGTCGCTTGCCACGTTAATTATAGCGCTTGGGCTACTGGTTGATGATGGCATAATAATGGCTGAAGATTTCAAAAAGCGTATCGAAGAGGGCGAAACGCGTGACGAAGCTATTCGTAATACCTCGGGTACGCTTGCGATACCCTCTTTAACCTCATCGTTGACTACTATTCTTGTGTTTTTGCCATTGATGTTGGCGCAAAGTAGTGCGGGTGAATATACACGCTCTATTTCGCTGGTGGTGTTAATTGCATTGCTTATTTCATGGGCGTTGAGCCTAACCTTTACTACTTACTTGTGTCATCGCTTTGTGAAAAAGGAAACGAGGCAAAAGCAAAATATTATTCGCCGTAAAATTAATGGATTTTTCGATAGCCTTAGTCCGCTTTATGAAAAAGTATTAAGACGAATTATGCGCGCTCGCATAATTTTTGTTGTTGTGATATTAGGGCTGTTTTTTGTTGGTGGTTGGGCTATGAGTTTAGTGCCTGCTAAGTTTTTTCCAGACTCCGACCGCGCGCAAATTTTAGTGTATTTAGATATGCCAGCCGGCACGTCAATGCGTAAAACTGATGCAACGATACAAGCCATTTTAAAAAAATTGGATGATAAAGCGCGTTTTCCGCATATTAAAAAATATGCTGCTTATGGTGGATTTGGCGGGCCACGGTTTGTTTTGTCACTCACACCGATTGATCCTGAGCCTTCAAAAGCATTCTTTATGATTGATGTTGGAGAGCGAAAACTAGCTGAGCCAACAATAAATAGCGTGCGCGACATGTTTGCTCAAGACTTTCCTGAAGTTATGGGGCGCGCTACTAAAATGTTTTTAGGGCCCTCAGATTCTTCACTGATAGAGATTCAAATTAAAGGCCCAGATAGTAATTATATTTATTCTATTGGCGAGGAAATTAAAACCTTATTGCGCAATACAGACGGCGCATTCGATATTAAAAGTGATTGGGAAAACCGCATTACTACACTTAAAGTTGAGGTTAACCAGCAAAATGCTCGTCGTGCTGGGGTTAGTTCAAACGATGTTGCCCAAGCATTAGAAACCTACTTTTCGGGACGCACAATCTCTGAGTTTCGTGAAGGTGATGACATATTCCCCATTGTATTAAGGGCACAAAACAGTGAACGTTACGATCTGGACCGTATTAACAGCGTAAATGTTTATTCTTCGGCTCGAGGCGTTAATGTTCCTTTAATGCAAGTGGCCGACATTCGCTATGAAACGCAATTTGCGCGTATTGCGCGTGAAAATTTATTTCGTACTGTAACAGTACAAGCTAAAAACCAGATTATGTCGGCGCAAAGTATGGTGCCATTAATTGAAGGAAAGCTTGATAAAATAAGAGAAAAATTACCACCTGGTTATGAAATAGAATATGACGGTGTAATTGGAGACTCTGCGGAATCGCAAGCGTCAATTTTAGCTAACTTACCGCTGTGTATTGCCATTATGGTGTTTATTATTATTGCGCAATTTCGCTCTTACCGTGCAACTAGTATTGTGTTTTTGACTGTGCCATTGATCATCATTGGTGCCGCTTTTGGTTTGTTAATTATGCAGGCAAATTTTGGGTTTATGGTTATTTTAGGTCTATATGCGCTTGCCGGTATTATCATTAATAATGCGGTTATATTAATTGACCGTATTAATATTGAACGTAAACAAATTGAGCACAGTGAACAACAAACCGCTGAGCAGTATAATCAACAAAATTATGAGGCGGTGATCAGCGCTTCTTTAAGACGTTTACGACCTATATTAATGTCTACTTGTACAACAATAATAGGCTTATTGCCGCTCATTTTATCTAAAGATGTTTTGTTTTATGGCCAAGCAAGCACTATTGCGTTTGGTCTTGCAATGGGAACAATTTTAACATTAGGGTTTGTTCCGGTTGTGTATACTTTTTTCTTTAAAATAAAGCCGGTTAAAGCAGATAAACAACAAACCCAGCGTGAGTTAGAGCAGGCTTAA
- a CDS encoding efflux RND transporter periplasmic adaptor subunit, whose amino-acid sequence MNYIAVCFVIIFMLSGCSEEQVSEQKLKPVSVIELNKTKSFDSRILSGVIQPANTATLMFEVSGKVEDVFFEIGEAFEKGEPLARLEQTKYLLAVQEGEGQVSNAKAMLLNVKQDFERKASLVDDGAVSRAQYDVAKSQYESAKDKVEIAKVRLAMAKEELQDTTLIAPYAGTISKRNIEPSQQVSPNTSAFIIQGKENFEVSTLAPEAILSSLAIDKPAKVTISALDKTLNAKIKEIGTAAQGANAFPVILKISENDVADIRTGMSAEVQFKQQQEATDAFVVPVSAIMAQENNQHFVFKLLPTAQAESQQAGYVLQKITVDVVTFFAQKAQIKGDLKEGERIVNAGMAFLHDGQKVTLIEGEIKRLNP is encoded by the coding sequence ATGAATTATATAGCTGTTTGTTTCGTTATTATTTTTATGTTGTCAGGGTGCTCTGAAGAGCAAGTTTCTGAGCAAAAATTAAAACCTGTTTCTGTCATAGAGTTAAATAAAACTAAATCGTTTGATAGTCGTATTTTATCAGGTGTTATCCAACCTGCTAACACAGCCACTTTAATGTTTGAGGTTAGCGGAAAGGTCGAAGACGTTTTTTTTGAAATTGGTGAGGCTTTTGAAAAAGGTGAGCCGTTAGCTAGGCTGGAACAAACAAAGTATTTATTGGCAGTGCAAGAGGGCGAAGGGCAGGTCTCTAATGCGAAGGCTATGCTGCTAAATGTTAAGCAAGATTTTGAGCGCAAAGCATCACTGGTTGATGATGGCGCTGTGTCACGCGCGCAATACGATGTAGCAAAGTCGCAATATGAGAGTGCCAAAGATAAAGTCGAGATTGCTAAAGTTCGACTAGCGATGGCAAAAGAAGAGTTACAAGATACCACGCTAATTGCGCCCTATGCAGGGACTATTTCAAAACGTAATATTGAACCTTCACAACAGGTAAGCCCAAATACGTCTGCATTTATAATTCAAGGTAAAGAAAATTTTGAAGTCTCTACCCTTGCCCCTGAAGCGATTCTCTCCTCATTAGCTATTGATAAGCCTGCTAAAGTGACTATTTCAGCATTAGATAAAACGTTGAATGCCAAAATTAAAGAAATTGGCACAGCTGCTCAAGGCGCGAATGCGTTTCCTGTTATTTTAAAGATATCTGAAAATGATGTTGCAGACATTAGAACGGGTATGAGTGCTGAAGTACAATTTAAACAACAGCAGGAAGCCACAGATGCTTTTGTAGTACCTGTAAGTGCCATTATGGCGCAAGAAAATAATCAGCATTTTGTTTTTAAGCTGTTACCTACAGCGCAAGCTGAATCACAACAAGCAGGTTATGTTTTACAAAAAATAACCGTGGACGTAGTAACGTTTTTTGCGCAGAAAGCGCAAATTAAAGGCGATTTAAAAGAAGGGGAGCGAATTGTTAATGCGGGAATGGCTTTTTTACACGATGGGCAAAAAGTGACGCTTATCGAGGGTGAAATCAAGCGCCTTAATCCATAA
- a CDS encoding general stress protein, with translation MSTVITGLFDNASQATLAIYRLEALGVSEADISIVANDSYTKEDFAVDEGTKAAEGGLLGAASGGVLAAIIGGFTAVGAVASGGAGLLVAGPLVSALAAGGAGAAVGGTLGAAIGAFIPEHEIKYYEDAIEKGSILVGVKYNSDNKNSVEEILDNAGASKVSKA, from the coding sequence ATGAGTACTGTTATTACTGGGTTATTCGATAATGCATCACAAGCAACATTAGCAATTTATAGATTAGAAGCTTTAGGTGTAAGTGAGGCGGATATAAGCATTGTCGCTAACGACTCGTATACAAAGGAAGACTTTGCTGTAGATGAAGGGACCAAAGCTGCAGAGGGCGGTTTGTTGGGCGCTGCATCTGGTGGCGTGTTAGCGGCAATTATTGGTGGTTTTACCGCTGTTGGAGCAGTCGCTTCTGGTGGTGCCGGCTTATTAGTTGCAGGTCCTTTGGTTTCAGCACTTGCAGCTGGTGGCGCAGGTGCTGCCGTTGGTGGGACTTTAGGCGCAGCAATCGGCGCATTTATTCCAGAACATGAAATTAAGTATTATGAAGACGCAATTGAGAAGGGTTCAATACTCGTCGGTGTTAAATATAACAGCGATAACAAAAATAGTGTTGAAGAAATTCTTGATAATGCTGGTGCAAGCAAGGTTTCAAAAGCGTAA